The genomic segment CCCCGGTCGATGCCCGCCTCTTCAACGCCGCGCTCGCACGCCGCAAGTCGCTCATTGAATCCGGCGCAACCACCGCTTATCGAATTCTTAACGGAGCGCCCGACGGGCTGGACGGCGTCGTCATGGAGCGCTTCGGTCCCGTGCTCATCGTCCAATGGCACGAGGGGCGGGCCGATGTCTCACCCGGACGAGTGCAAACCTTTGCCCAGGCAGCTCACGATGCCCTTGGTACGACGGGGGTTTATCTCAAGCGATTCGTGAAGGACCGGGCCGCCGCCGGAACCGACATCGACGCCCGCCATCGCGATGCGACACCGTGGATCGGGCAACCTGTGCCGCCCGAAATCACCATCGAAGAGCACGGCCTGCGATTTCTTATCCGCCCCTATGACGGCTTCTCCGTCGGGCTTTTCCTCGAGCATCGCGACAATCGACGATTGATCCGCGAACTGGCGGCGGGCCGGCGCGTGTTGAACCTGTTCGCCTACACCTGCGGCTTCGGCGTCGCAGCCGCGTGCGGCGGAGCGAGCCTCGTCGCCAACGTGGACCTCTCGCGCCGCTACCTCGAATGGGGGCGCGACAATTTCGCGCTCAACGGGATCGAAACGCGCGCAACCAGTGAAGCGGCAGCCCCCGAATCGGAGGCCGGTCTGATAACCCGATTCTATGCATCGGATACGTTTGACTTCTTCGCCCGCGCCGCCCGGCAGGGCCTGGCGTACGACCTGATCGTGCTGGACCCGCCGACGTTCTCCCGCACCCGCCGACCGGCGCGTGTTTTCGAGCTGGATGCCGATCTTCATCGGCTGCTCGCGGGCGCAATCAGCCTGTTGGCCCCCGGCGGGCATCTGTTCTTCGCCACCAATTACCGACAAATGTCAATGAAACGCATCGAAGCTCAACTGCACGCCGCCGCCGAAGCACGCGACGCCCCCCGCCCGCCCCGCCGCGTGAAGATCCTCAAACGCCCCGCGCTGCCCGCCGACTTCGCCGGCGACGCGGATTATTCCAAGTCGATTCTCGTACGCATTGATTAGCACTGTGTCGCGGCGCGGCGCCTCGATGAACCAAGGCGCCGAACGATTTCACCGGCTCGCCTCCTGACGGATCGGTTTGGTTGTTCGGTTCGACTTCCAAACTCACGAGTTATTTCGGTAACCCCTCAATGATCGCGATCACATCCTTCGGATCGGGCCGATCGTGCGTCTTCCGCGCGATCCAGCGCCACGCAACCCGCCCGTTGCGATCGATCAAATAGTGCGCCGGGATCGTCGTGTCCTTGTCCATGGTCGATTCGTGAAAGAACAACCCCAGCCTGCGGATCACCTCCACCTTTTCATCGCTAAGAAGATCGTAACTCAACTTCTGCCGCGTCGTGACGCCCTTGGCCTCTTTGACCGGGTCCGACGAAATGGCGACCAGCTTGCCGCCGACCGATTCCAGCTTCTTGCTTACAGCTTCGAGACCTCGAAGCTCGGACATGCACACCGGTCACCAGTGCCCGCGATAAAAAACCAGCAACGCCGGACCGTTCGCATGAAGCGATGCCAGCGACACCGGCCGACCTTCCTGATTGGGCAGCGTGAAATCGGCGATCCGCTCGCCCACGGCCGGTGCGTTCGGCGCTTCCGGCTGGACTGACATCACAAACATGAAATACATGAAGAAACCGCCCAGCAGCACGCTGGCCGCGCCGGTCGGCACCGTCCACCACGAACGGCAGCGCGCCATCGCCCACACCGAAATCGCCATCCCGATCAACGCGACCACGATGTTCGGCAGCGCCGTCGAGCGAATCCACGGCACATCCATCAGCGGCATGTACGAAACCATGCCGACCAGTGTGACCGGCAGGCCGATCAGCGCGGCGCGCTTGGCGGACGCTGCACGCGACGGCGCCCGGGGATCCGGCGCGGTTGACCTTGACATGAATTAGACTCCTTACGATTTCACCGGCACGACGCAAGCCGGCCCTGATGACCGAATCCGATTCGACACGAGACGCCTCGCCGGACGCGCTGGAGATTATATCGCCCGTTTCAGCGAATCCACCGCCTTCTCCTCCAGCTTCAGCGCCTGCCCCAGCACGCCGATCTGCTGCTGGCGCATCTGGTACGGCGGCACCGAGTCGCCCGACTCCTTCGCCGACGGCACATACCGCAGATTCTGAATCAACAAGCGCACTTCCTGATCGTACCAGTCGGCCGCCATCAACCAGTGCATCTCCTTGCTGGAGAACGACCGCGCCTGGTCGCGCAGGTACCGCACCGCCGCCGCCCGCGCGTCAATCAGATTCACATACAGCCAGAAGTTCGCATGCACGTACGACGCATCGCGCGGCGCGCGAAGCTGCCCCATCCACGTCTCGAACGCCTTGCGACCCGTCACGTACGCTCCCGCCGGCCGCACCCGCTCGAACAACTCGATCCCGCGACGCACGCCGTCCACATGCACCTGCAAACTCGCCGGTCGCGCCCGCGCGCCGGTCAGCAGAATCACCCCCGTCGGCCAGCCCTTCGCCACGCGATCGACGGACTCCGCTCCGTCGTTGTACGCCCGGCAGAGCCACGTGCGATCCGGGCGATACCCCACGATCAGCCCCCAGTCCTCCGGCGGCATGATGTTCGCCGCCAGCACCGGAACGCGCCGGTCGATGCTGTCGCGAACGGCCTGAAGCAGCGCGTCGCTCGCCGTCAGATCCTCACGCAACACGGCACGAAAATCGTAACTCCAGCCGATCGCCGAGAACAGCGTATCAAGACATCCGTCACCAACCGCCGGATCGGCCGCCCCGGCGTCCCAGCCGTCCGCGCGCACTTGCAGCCGAAACGCGTGCCCGCTCATGCCCATCAGATCGTCGTACGGTATCGAACGGCCCAGCCCCTCCAGCGCCACTTCGAGGCAGTGCATCAGCGAGCAGTCTTTGCCCCGCGCGAAGCCGACCAGCGGCGAAAGACCCACCAGCTTCGCGCTGTTCGCCCCCTCGCGCTCCAGACGCAAGCGCGGCAAATCCGATTGTGCGGGCGCGGACATGGCGCCCGGGGCCGGCATGCCGCACGAAGCGCAAGTCATCGCCGTGAACAGCAGCATCCCGCGTGCCAGCGCGCGGATCGGTTTGAACGGTCGTGGGGTCGCCATGTCGGACCTACGCTACCGCGCCGCCCCGCGCGCTTCCAGCTTCGACCATTGCGACATCGCACGCGCCCACAGCCATATCGGAAGCAAGCGGCCCAATACCATGAATGCGATCAGCAGCAGTCGCCCGGCCCACGGAAGATGCGTCGTCAGTCCGGTTGACATCCCGACGTTATTCGCCGCCGCAACCGCGTCAAACGCGATTTCATAGAGCGTTCCATCGCAACACCCGCGCAGCGCGAGGATCGCCAGCGCGGTAAACCCCATTGATCCGATCGGAATCAGCGCGAGTCGCCCGAAAACGCGCCGGCGCGCCGAGCGATCCCACCCGGCCGCCGATCCCGACAGCCAGAGCATCGCCATCAGCGGCAACACCGTGAGTCGAAATCCGCCGGTCACGCCGCCGACGGACCCGCCGAGCATCGCTCCTGCCATGATCGTGGCATACCCCGGCCAGGAAATGCCTCCCTGCGAAACCGTGAAGCTCTGCAAACCCGCCGACCGCGTCGCCGCCGCATACACGCAGAACGACCACCGCTCGCCGTGCGACATCTGATCGTGCAGCGACGGCAGCGCGCCGCCAAACTCGACCGGCCGCGTCGGCGTCAGGCGCGCCGGCAGGAATCGCGGCGTCTCGCAGAAGAACAGCGTGAGCGCCACGACGGCCAGCGCGCCGCCAAACACACCCGTCTCCCACATCGCCCACGCCCCGCCGCGCGGCGAGTCGATCCCCTCCCCACCGCCGCCCGCGCCCGGCGACGGCCGCAGCAGCGCCATCACCACGGGCAAGCCCAGCGACCCCAGCACTGCCAGAATCGTGACACCAGCGAACGCCAGCGGGTTGCGAAGCTCCGCCGCCAGACCCGACGCCTTCAACGTCCAGCCCGCGTTGAACAGCGCGCTCGCCGCGTGCAACACGCTCCAGCCCGCGCGCACGTCGGCCGTCGGCGCATCCGTCGACGACCACACCGGGTACAGCAGCGCCGCGCCAGCCAGCAACACCGCCGCCGCAGCCTTCAACACCGTCGCCACACGCAACGCCCGGCCAATCAACGGCTGCACGAGCGACGTCCCCACCGCCAGCCACGCCAGCCCAGACAGCACCGTCACCCCGAAGACGACCGTCTGCCCCACGCGCGAAAAATCCTCGCCCAGGCTGTAGATCGTCTGACCCGACAAACATCCGGCCGACACCGACGTCACCGCGCTGCTTAACACGTGCGACCAGAAATTGTGACGGTAATCCGGCACTCCGCTGCGCGTGGCGATCGGCAGCGCCAGCACCAGCGTCGCCGCGACAATCAGCACGCACCAACCGGGCAGCACGCGCGCCAGCACGCGCCGCGCATCGCTCACGTCGCCCTCGATGCCCGCCAGCACCCGCGACAGCCACGCCAACACCGCCGACCCTGCCAAAAACAGCGTCGGCCCCAGCAGCATGAACTCCACGCGCCGAGCGCGCAACGCCAGGACCGCTCCCAGCACGCTGACCATCGCGAACAACGCACGATCCAGTCCACTCGCGATCGCTCGATGCCGTCCGAATGCCGCGCGGACCCAAACCACGCACGACGGCAATTGCAGCAGCGGCGCCAGCCACGCCACCGGCCACGGCGAACCATCGGCCCGCAACATGAGAGCCCCCGCCAGCCCAACAAAGAGGAACGCCGCAAACGGTCGGCCCAAGGGGGGGGTGACAATCTCTGTCACCGTCGAACCCGGTTTTGAATGCTCTCGCGGCATTTGGGCAGACTATCGCTCTGCTCGGCGCTTGACAATGAGCAACGAGGCGATTGTATGGAGGTGGATGCGGCGGGCATCGTATCGGGGGCCCCATCAATACAGTTGAGCGGAATCATGGCTGGCACTCGCACACGCACGGACTCGAACTCACATCGTAACAGCGTCGGTGCGCGCATCCGCAGCCAACGACTGCAACAGGGAATCTCCCAGTGCGGCCTTGCCCAGCGCGCCAACGTCAACCAGGGCTATCTCTCCTCCATTGAACGCGGCGACCGCAACCCGCGACCCGACACCCTCCGCGCCATCGCCGTCGCGCTCGGCGTGCCCGAATCCGTCCTCCTCGGCGACGGCGACGGCCACGACGCACCGCAGCAACTCGACACCCGCGGCCTGCCGCTCTTCGGCACCATTCCCAATGGCGCCCCGACCGACACGCAGGAGCAGCTCGAAATCTTCCCCGTCCTGCGACACCTCTGGCGGCCCGACCGTTACTGCCTCCGCTGCGAATTCGACTCCATGGAGCCGACCCTCAAACGCGGCGACATCATCCTCGTCGACTACCGCCCCGGCGTCGATCCCGAGTTCGTGCAGGGACGCATCTGCGCCTGCCTCGTCGACGGCCGCTCCACGCTGAAGCGCGTCAGCGTCGAGCTACAGACTCGCCAGCGCGTCGTGATCCTCCGGGGTGACAATCCGGCGACGCCGCCCATGCTGATCGACGACTCGCGCGAGTTCGCCATCCAGGGCGTGGCGGTGTGCCTCGTCAGCCGGGAGTTGTAGAAGCGATCCTGCTCTGTTGAAACCCACATCGAACCGGCCGATCCTAGCCCCGAGCGCAAGCGAGCGGGCACCATTCGGTTGCCCACCGGGGCGCGCAGCGTCGCAAAGCCCCGTAGGCTTGCCACCGCCCACCAACACACGCCGCGCGACTGCAACACCTCTCCCCCTTGGGGGAGAGGCCGGGTGAGGGGGAGAACTCGGAAGTGAAGATCATCTACCCTCACCCCAACCCTCTCCCTGAAAAGGAGAGGGTGTTTTGAATCAGCGCGTAACCTGGCCACCGCCCACCAACACTCGCCGCGCGACTGCAACACCTCTCCCCCTTGGGGGAGAGGCCGGGTGAGGGGAGAACTCGGAGTGAAGATCATCTACCACTCACAACCTCTCCCTGAAAAGGAGGGTGTTTTGAATCAGCCGTAACCGCCACCGCCCACCAACACTCGCCGCGCGATCAGCA from the Planctomycetia bacterium genome contains:
- a CDS encoding LexA family transcriptional regulator, encoding MAGTRTRTDSNSHRNSVGARIRSQRLQQGISQCGLAQRANVNQGYLSSIERGDRNPRPDTLRAIAVALGVPESVLLGDGDGHDAPQQLDTRGLPLFGTIPNGAPTDTQEQLEIFPVLRHLWRPDRYCLRCEFDSMEPTLKRGDIILVDYRPGVDPEFVQGRICACLVDGRSTLKRVSVELQTRQRVVILRGDNPATPPMLIDDSREFAIQGVAVCLVSREL
- a CDS encoding redoxin domain-containing protein, with amino-acid sequence MSELRGLEAVSKKLESVGGKLVAISSDPVKEAKGVTTRQKLSYDLLSDEKVEVIRRLGLFFHESTMDKDTTIPAHYLIDRNGRVAWRWIARKTHDRPDPKDVIAIIEGLPK
- a CDS encoding class I SAM-dependent rRNA methyltransferase, coding for MISPVDARLFNAALARRKSLIESGATTAYRILNGAPDGLDGVVMERFGPVLIVQWHEGRADVSPGRVQTFAQAAHDALGTTGVYLKRFVKDRAAAGTDIDARHRDATPWIGQPVPPEITIEEHGLRFLIRPYDGFSVGLFLEHRDNRRLIRELAAGRRVLNLFAYTCGFGVAAACGGASLVANVDLSRRYLEWGRDNFALNGIETRATSEAAAPESEAGLITRFYASDTFDFFARAARQGLAYDLIVLDPPTFSRTRRPARVFELDADLHRLLAGAISLLAPGGHLFFATNYRQMSMKRIEAQLHAAAEARDAPRPPRRVKILKRPALPADFAGDADYSKSILVRID
- a CDS encoding redoxin domain-containing protein, producing MSRSTAPDPRAPSRAASAKRAALIGLPVTLVGMVSYMPLMDVPWIRSTALPNIVVALIGMAISVWAMARCRSWWTVPTGAASVLLGGFFMYFMFVMSVQPEAPNAPAVGERIADFTLPNQEGRPVSLASLHANGPALLVFYRGHW